One segment of Dermochelys coriacea isolate rDerCor1 chromosome 5, rDerCor1.pri.v4, whole genome shotgun sequence DNA contains the following:
- the LOC122460326 gene encoding LOW QUALITY PROTEIN: phospholipase A2 inhibitor PIP-like (The sequence of the model RefSeq protein was modified relative to this genomic sequence to represent the inferred CDS: substituted 2 bases at 2 genomic stop codons), with the protein MKVSFSLCILLAFIDAGSSLQCEVCHDIGESCSGPMETCDSGKDTSGIIKHEAVQGFVPLMNTVLNGLXCPACXAEDSYQSSENTVSCTGVQTQCFDIAGEITIGNLFLPGQPVKEGEQKLTFSAENEGELFTVLYYTIAEDLSPV; encoded by the exons ATGAAGGTTTCCTTCTCCCTTTGCATCCTCTTGGCTTTCATAGATGCAG GGAGCTCTCTTCAGTGTGAGGTTTGCCATGATATAGGGGAGAGCTGTTCCGGCCCCATGGAAACCTGTGATAGTGGCAAAGATACCAGTGGCATCATAAAGCATGAAGCTGTACAAGGTTTTG TGCCACTGATGAACACCGTTCTCAATGGCTTGTAGTGTCCAGCATGCTAAGCTGAGGATTCTTACCAGAGTAGTGAAAACACTGTGAGTTGTACCGGAGTCCAGACCCAGTGTTTTGATATAGCTGGGGAAATAACCATTGGTAACTTATTTTTACCT GGTCAGCCCGTCAAGGAAGGAGAACAGAAACTGACATTCTCAGCAGAAAACGAAGGGGAGCTTTTCACTGTTCTGTATTACAccatagctgaggatctgagccctgTATAA